In Amycolatopsis coloradensis, one genomic interval encodes:
- a CDS encoding FAD-dependent oxidoreductase — protein MNELPVVVVGAGPVGLAAAAELAERGLEPLVLERGTHAGAAVAEWNHVRLFSPWSELVAPAAGRLLAAIGWSGPAADTYPTGSEWAESYLRPLASALGDRVRFGAEVVGVARRGRDRVVDSGRDDEPFTVHVRAADGTEERIAAQAVIDASGTWPTPNPLGGEGLPAIGERAAVDRIGYRVPDLGDPVVRARYAGKHVVVAGSGHSALTALVALSGLAKESADTRISWVLRRGSVGNTFGGGDADQLPARGALGLRARAAVESGLITVLTGFRTETVERDEDGRLSLISSAGQRLDRVDEVVTLSGFRPDLGLLSEIRLDLDPTLQAPVALAPLIDPNVHSCGTVYPHGAKELAHPEKDFFLAGMKSYGRAPTFLAMTGYEQVRSIAAELAGDHEAAARVELRMAETGVCGGAGLFDEPEDTASAGCCAEVLPLAAAAPQRGRTS, from the coding sequence ATGAACGAGTTGCCTGTGGTGGTCGTCGGAGCTGGGCCGGTCGGGTTGGCGGCGGCCGCCGAACTCGCCGAACGGGGCCTCGAGCCGTTGGTGCTGGAACGCGGCACGCACGCGGGTGCCGCGGTGGCGGAGTGGAATCATGTCCGGCTTTTCTCGCCTTGGTCCGAGCTCGTCGCTCCGGCGGCCGGGCGGCTCCTGGCGGCGATCGGCTGGTCCGGCCCTGCCGCCGACACGTACCCGACAGGTTCGGAATGGGCGGAGTCCTACCTGCGCCCGCTGGCGTCCGCACTCGGCGACCGGGTCCGGTTCGGCGCCGAGGTGGTCGGCGTGGCGCGCCGCGGCCGGGACCGTGTCGTGGACAGCGGCCGCGACGACGAGCCGTTCACCGTGCACGTCCGTGCCGCCGACGGCACGGAGGAACGGATCGCGGCACAGGCGGTGATCGACGCCTCCGGAACATGGCCGACCCCGAATCCTCTTGGCGGGGAGGGACTTCCCGCCATCGGCGAACGAGCGGCGGTAGACCGGATCGGCTACCGCGTCCCGGATCTGGGCGACCCGGTGGTGCGGGCACGGTACGCGGGCAAGCACGTGGTGGTCGCGGGAAGCGGACACTCCGCGCTGACCGCGCTGGTCGCGTTGTCCGGTCTGGCGAAGGAGTCCGCGGACACGCGGATCAGCTGGGTGCTGCGCCGCGGTTCGGTCGGCAACACCTTCGGCGGCGGCGACGCGGACCAGCTCCCCGCTCGGGGTGCTCTCGGCCTGCGTGCGCGGGCGGCGGTGGAATCCGGGCTGATCACCGTCCTGACCGGATTCCGCACCGAGACGGTCGAACGCGACGAAGACGGGCGATTGAGCCTGATCTCCTCCGCCGGGCAGCGCCTCGACCGGGTCGACGAAGTGGTGACGCTGTCGGGATTCCGCCCCGATCTGGGCCTGCTCTCGGAAATCCGCCTGGACCTGGACCCGACCCTGCAGGCGCCGGTCGCGCTCGCGCCGCTGATCGATCCGAACGTGCATTCCTGTGGGACCGTGTACCCGCATGGCGCGAAGGAACTCGCTCACCCGGAGAAGGACTTCTTCCTGGCGGGCATGAAGAGCTACGGCCGTGCGCCGACGTTCCTGGCCATGACCGGGTACGAACAGGTGCGCAGCATCGCCGCGGAGCTCGCCGGGGACCACGAGGCGGCCGCTCGCGTCGAACTCCGGATGGCCGAAACGGGTGTGTGCGGTGGCGCCGGTCTGTTCGACGAGCCCGAAGACACGGCATCGGCCGGCTGCTGCGCGGAAGTCCTGCCCCTGGCGGCGGCGGCACCTCAACGGGGAAGGACCTCATGA
- a CDS encoding helix-turn-helix domain-containing GNAT family N-acetyltransferase, translated as MTTGVLPESEAATYAGWFACLAEPMRVKLLHAVATSSGGLTVGTLTEILGTSQSTCSHHVRKLAEVGFLHLRKEGTATVVTINQACCSGLPHAADAVMGLLAPRPCCPDDVPDDVVVRPAVGGERLDADWLPGHCWVAEVDGEVVGWIAATPVSGRDGHRGVAETSVHVVEGHRGRGVGKALIHKQVTEADAAGIRTLQTSVLTDDRAGIALHRSAGYRTVGIRERIVERDGVWCDTVFLERRSSAD; from the coding sequence ATGACCACTGGCGTCCTGCCCGAAAGCGAAGCCGCGACGTACGCCGGCTGGTTCGCCTGCCTGGCTGAGCCGATGCGGGTGAAACTGCTGCACGCGGTCGCGACGTCGTCCGGCGGCCTCACCGTCGGCACTCTGACCGAAATCCTCGGAACGAGTCAATCCACGTGCTCGCACCACGTCCGGAAACTCGCCGAAGTCGGTTTCCTGCACCTGCGGAAAGAGGGCACCGCCACGGTCGTCACGATCAACCAGGCCTGCTGCAGCGGGCTCCCGCACGCGGCCGACGCCGTCATGGGCCTGCTCGCCCCACGGCCCTGCTGTCCGGACGACGTGCCCGATGACGTCGTCGTCCGACCGGCGGTCGGCGGCGAAAGGCTTGACGCGGACTGGCTGCCTGGGCACTGCTGGGTCGCCGAGGTCGACGGCGAAGTCGTCGGCTGGATCGCGGCGACCCCGGTCTCGGGTCGCGATGGTCATCGAGGCGTCGCCGAAACCTCTGTCCACGTCGTCGAAGGTCACCGCGGTCGCGGGGTGGGCAAGGCTCTGATCCACAAACAGGTCACGGAGGCCGATGCCGCCGGGATCCGGACTTTGCAGACCTCGGTCCTCACCGACGACCGAGCCGGGATCGCGTTGCATCGCAGCGCCGGCTATCGCACGGTCGGCATCCGCGAACGGATCGTCGAGCGTGACGGCGTCTGGTGCGACACCGTTTTCCTGGAACGCCGCAGCTCCGCCGACTGA
- a CDS encoding roadblock/LC7 domain-containing protein, whose protein sequence is MDFDALIAELRNLRDNVTGVTDTVIAAVDGIPIVADAAKNIDPAEVSALAAANLGIARQAAEVTGKGTLRQTVVFSSDGYMAVYAIDRMALMVIMGDRQLNVGRLLFECRPVIDRISSILAA, encoded by the coding sequence GTGGATTTCGACGCACTGATCGCCGAATTGCGAAACCTGCGGGACAACGTCACCGGGGTGACCGACACGGTGATAGCCGCGGTCGACGGAATACCGATAGTCGCCGACGCGGCGAAGAACATCGACCCCGCGGAGGTCTCCGCGCTGGCCGCCGCGAATCTCGGGATCGCGCGCCAGGCGGCCGAGGTGACCGGGAAGGGGACGCTCCGGCAGACCGTGGTGTTCAGCAGCGACGGCTACATGGCCGTCTACGCCATCGACCGGATGGCGCTCATGGTGATCATGGGAGACCGGCAGCTGAACGTCGGCCGACTTCTTTTCGAATGCCGCCCTGTCATCGACCGGATCAGCTCGATATTGGCCGCATAG
- a CDS encoding S1 family peptidase, which produces MRRRIALAVGGAAVLTASLTSAALAPVAQASPGLIAAMQRDLGLTAAQASTRLTQEMTASRVLPVAQQAAGAAFGGAWFDPARGKLVVGVTDPAAVSAVRQAGAEPTAVAISAARLDAAKAEIDMSAKTKPAPAAVSGWRADPRSGSVVVAVRPGGHGSDVDDFLARARKSGPVTVVTAPKAEPFAAGTVGGDPYYINGNTRCSIGFSVHGGFVSAGHCGGTGSSVVGWDGSAMGNFAGSSFPGNDYAFIRIGNGWWTAPVVLGWGTVSDALVRGSWVAPVGTSVCRSGSTTHWHCGTVLGHNETVNYSQGAVHQMTRTNVCAEPGDSGGSFITGDQAQGVTSGGWGNCGSGGETWFQPVNEILQNYGLSLVTA; this is translated from the coding sequence ATGCGTCGAAGAATCGCCCTGGCAGTCGGTGGCGCCGCCGTCCTGACCGCGAGTCTCACATCCGCCGCCCTCGCCCCGGTCGCACAGGCTTCCCCCGGATTGATCGCCGCCATGCAGCGGGATCTGGGGCTCACCGCCGCGCAGGCCTCGACCAGGCTCACCCAGGAGATGACCGCGTCGCGGGTGCTGCCCGTCGCCCAGCAGGCCGCCGGTGCGGCGTTCGGCGGCGCCTGGTTCGATCCGGCGCGCGGCAAACTCGTCGTCGGGGTGACCGACCCCGCCGCCGTTTCCGCCGTCCGGCAGGCCGGCGCCGAGCCCACCGCGGTCGCGATCAGCGCGGCCCGGCTCGACGCGGCCAAGGCCGAAATCGACATGTCGGCCAAGACCAAGCCCGCTCCCGCCGCCGTCAGCGGCTGGCGCGCCGACCCGCGCAGCGGCAGCGTCGTGGTCGCGGTGCGGCCGGGCGGGCACGGTTCCGACGTCGACGACTTCCTCGCCAGGGCGAGGAAATCCGGTCCGGTCACGGTGGTCACCGCGCCCAAGGCCGAGCCGTTCGCAGCGGGCACCGTCGGCGGCGACCCGTACTACATCAACGGGAACACCCGCTGCTCCATCGGATTCTCCGTCCACGGCGGCTTCGTCAGCGCCGGCCACTGTGGCGGCACCGGCAGTTCCGTAGTCGGCTGGGACGGCTCGGCGATGGGCAACTTCGCCGGTTCTTCCTTCCCCGGCAACGACTACGCCTTCATCCGGATCGGCAACGGCTGGTGGACCGCGCCGGTCGTCCTCGGCTGGGGCACCGTCAGCGACGCGCTCGTCCGCGGCTCGTGGGTCGCGCCGGTCGGCACCTCGGTGTGCCGGTCCGGTTCGACGACACACTGGCACTGCGGCACCGTGCTGGGGCACAACGAGACGGTCAACTACTCGCAGGGCGCGGTGCACCAGATGACCCGCACCAACGTCTGCGCGGAACCCGGCGACTCCGGCGGCTCCTTCATCACCGGCGACCAAGCGCAGGGAGTCACCTCCGGCGGCTGGGGCAACTGCGGCTCCGGCGGTGAGACCTGGTTCCAGCCGGTGAACGAGATCCTGCAGAACTACGGCTTGTCCCTCGTCACCGCCTGA
- a CDS encoding fatty acyl-AMP ligase, with product MTASPEDVPEQVLRTSIVERLFAREADSRPLFTHQDHSAGVDSTVTWTEFVSRVRVVAGALRLVARPGDRVAVLTGQDLNYPLAFFGALAAGLVAVPLMAPGSPSQRARLTGVLEDSGARVWLTSSAAAAKVGEAGTPDHLIVVDELSGPPADPVPVAPESPAYLQYTSGSTREPAGAVIPHRAVAAACWQASRAYAVDEGTTCVGWIPFFHDMGLIQLLCLPVHAGARSVFMSPAEFVHRPVRWLRQLADHPAVFTAAPNFAFDLAVDAAGEAGDDLDLSAVRVALNGAEPVRPDTVARFLEAFGPRGFRAEAHRPSYGLAEATVYVASAGAEGPRSAVFDREALAQGQAIEVPEGQELVSVGRPLGQRVRIVRDGVVRPDGLAGEIWIHGPNVAAGYWGRGDAAAFGGELDGVGGWLRTGDLGVVHRGDLYITGRLKDLIVIDGRNFHPQDIEAVAGEAHPAIRRDRVAAFGVTDERGEGAMLVAEWAKNAEVDVKEVTRVVLRAVSREHDLTLRSVRLVPSGDLPRTSSGKVARAAARARYSRPRG from the coding sequence ATGACCGCGTCGCCGGAGGATGTGCCGGAGCAGGTGCTGCGCACCTCGATCGTGGAGCGGTTGTTCGCTCGTGAAGCCGACTCGCGCCCGCTGTTCACGCACCAGGACCACAGTGCCGGTGTGGACAGCACCGTCACCTGGACGGAGTTCGTCTCACGCGTGCGAGTGGTCGCGGGCGCGCTGCGCCTGGTCGCCCGGCCGGGTGATCGCGTCGCCGTGCTCACCGGCCAGGACCTGAATTACCCCTTGGCGTTCTTCGGAGCGCTCGCCGCCGGGCTCGTCGCCGTGCCGTTGATGGCACCGGGCAGTCCTTCCCAGCGAGCCAGGCTCACCGGCGTGCTGGAGGACAGTGGCGCGCGGGTCTGGCTGACCTCGTCGGCCGCCGCCGCGAAGGTGGGCGAAGCGGGCACACCGGACCACCTGATCGTGGTCGACGAGCTTTCCGGACCTCCGGCCGATCCGGTTCCGGTCGCACCGGAAAGCCCCGCCTATCTGCAGTACACGTCCGGGTCGACACGGGAGCCCGCCGGCGCCGTGATCCCGCACCGGGCGGTCGCCGCCGCCTGCTGGCAGGCGAGCCGGGCCTACGCCGTCGACGAGGGCACGACCTGCGTCGGCTGGATCCCGTTCTTCCACGACATGGGCCTGATCCAGCTTCTGTGCCTGCCGGTCCACGCGGGGGCGCGATCGGTGTTCATGTCGCCCGCCGAATTCGTGCATCGTCCGGTGAGATGGCTGCGTCAGCTCGCCGATCACCCGGCCGTGTTCACCGCAGCGCCGAACTTCGCGTTCGACCTGGCCGTCGATGCGGCCGGAGAAGCGGGGGACGACCTCGACCTCTCCGCCGTCCGGGTCGCGCTCAACGGCGCCGAGCCGGTGCGGCCGGACACGGTCGCGCGCTTCCTGGAGGCCTTCGGCCCGCGTGGATTCCGTGCCGAGGCACACCGTCCGTCGTATGGCCTTGCCGAGGCCACCGTGTACGTCGCGAGCGCGGGCGCGGAAGGACCGCGTAGTGCGGTGTTCGACCGCGAAGCCCTCGCGCAGGGCCAGGCGATCGAGGTGCCGGAAGGTCAGGAACTCGTCTCGGTCGGTCGTCCGCTCGGTCAACGGGTCCGGATCGTCCGGGACGGGGTGGTGCGGCCCGACGGCCTGGCCGGGGAGATCTGGATCCACGGGCCGAACGTCGCGGCGGGGTACTGGGGCCGTGGCGACGCCGCCGCGTTCGGCGGCGAACTCGACGGCGTCGGCGGCTGGCTGCGCACCGGCGACCTCGGCGTGGTCCATCGCGGAGACCTCTACATCACCGGCAGGCTCAAGGATCTCATCGTCATCGACGGCCGCAACTTCCATCCGCAGGACATCGAGGCGGTGGCGGGCGAGGCGCATCCGGCGATCCGCCGCGACCGCGTCGCCGCGTTCGGTGTCACGGACGAAAGGGGAGAAGGGGCGATGTTGGTAGCCGAATGGGCAAAGAACGCCGAAGTGGATGTCAAAGAAGTGACGAGAGTGGTATTGCGCGCGGTTTCACGCGAACATGATCTGACGTTGCGATCGGTACGCCTGGTTCCTTCCGGTGACCTTCCGCGTACTTCCAGTGGCAAGGTCGCGCGGGCCGCGGCGAGGGCGCGTTATAGTCGGCCCCGTGGGTGA
- a CDS encoding acyl carrier protein, producing the protein MGDHRAEVVKVVSETFRLDPAEIESDAPLEELGIDSKGRIRLLSALEIYHDVRIDLDQLDRFTDIGSVAEVLAEALGGKADGSDERR; encoded by the coding sequence GTGGGTGATCACCGCGCGGAGGTCGTGAAGGTCGTCAGTGAGACTTTTCGGCTTGATCCCGCCGAAATCGAGTCCGACGCGCCGCTCGAGGAGCTGGGTATCGACTCCAAGGGACGGATAAGACTCCTGTCGGCGCTGGAGATCTACCACGACGTGAGGATTGATCTGGACCAGCTGGACCGGTTCACCGACATCGGGTCGGTGGCCGAAGTGCTCGCAGAGGCACTCGGCGGTAAGGCCGACGGATCCGACGAAAGGCGCTGA
- a CDS encoding WXG100 family type VII secretion target → MADKTTWTDVKAVLDDPAVPAEQKTKLIGSWMRTHPAPPPWSADQEPEEIKQKRKEAEKYAASYNAVPFLASDDVDSVYGEAKKAGDQASFTQNEETKAVDEGGKKLDGAKEPTAEGAGTKTSDEIFDAAAPALKVFQTFGSLLAKVPEDCRGTSRALDFEKDIKKPFDEQRGISFKNFVDDAAHFKTGSKTVEKAIQDTGSQLNTLYGTWTGKAADASSENYNEKILPKAKKLSQTLNNASEATLHTTATVFKLCKGKADTVVDLYKEVVGKADFAMAQKVIAIAAGEKSGKEDLGAIAGWMDVNFGSNLVQQLNNDGCCDDDEFKKAGQDLAKQWIQNQFIPEMWTIIYEGFAKSCKETKDFVNQAYDELDKVMGKVKNEFEGAGDKGGAGGAGGTGGGPGGGQGPDFTGGQGGPGGGPGGSGTGGPGGGPGDGPGGSGKGPDFTGGTGGGPGGGPEGGSGGGPGAGGSGPGGGGTGPTGDVKPPPVPDVKIPESGSGSPGGSGGGPGGGLGGGPDANKDQTSPSGSTPPPSNGDEQKAAAEEAKKQAAAAAENAKKQASEALGKLGDGPAGSDLGGSGGSGPGGPGPGGGPGGSGNTDAAAEAKAAAEKAGEEAKKQASDALNKLGDAPGGMGDTDAKDGDSKDGEKAADEAKKKASDALDKLGDELSGEDKLTGDKPGEDGDKAEDGERETLKVKQGDTTFEMTEPDKDGEMEIKVGDGSGPAKDFKLDWTGEGDESKLGSTPDSDDGKPDKDGVHRPGPDGKIHIQDGDVKITAERPDGPSGPTVVTVDDGTGKPTTYTLGEDKPATDKAAHPATPVTGTAQPDSKPAFTPHHGGGGTVPDGIGVPAGDTSGGGGGGGASAQSMPFETASPATGQSLSEGLHTGGGGTQQPQPVASGAPPAPMGGPSGQSFGGGAMPPMGMGAGGGGGQGGDQERTNRAYRIEGEVFDQINEPTGRISGSLLDDEDQSVTRKR, encoded by the coding sequence GTGGCCGACAAAACCACCTGGACCGACGTCAAAGCCGTTCTCGACGACCCGGCCGTTCCCGCCGAACAGAAGACCAAGCTCATCGGCTCCTGGATGCGGACGCATCCGGCGCCCCCGCCGTGGTCGGCGGACCAGGAGCCGGAGGAGATCAAGCAGAAACGCAAGGAAGCCGAGAAGTACGCGGCCTCCTACAACGCCGTCCCGTTCCTGGCCTCGGACGACGTCGACAGCGTCTACGGCGAAGCGAAGAAGGCCGGAGATCAGGCCAGCTTCACCCAGAACGAAGAGACGAAGGCCGTCGACGAAGGCGGCAAGAAGCTGGACGGCGCGAAGGAACCCACCGCGGAGGGCGCCGGGACCAAGACGTCGGACGAGATCTTCGACGCCGCCGCGCCCGCGCTCAAGGTCTTCCAGACCTTCGGCTCGCTGCTGGCGAAGGTCCCGGAAGACTGCCGTGGGACCTCGCGCGCGCTCGATTTCGAGAAGGACATCAAGAAGCCGTTCGACGAGCAGCGCGGGATCAGCTTCAAGAACTTCGTAGACGACGCCGCCCACTTCAAGACCGGTTCGAAGACCGTCGAGAAGGCCATCCAGGACACCGGTTCGCAGCTGAACACGCTGTACGGGACCTGGACAGGGAAGGCCGCGGACGCCTCCTCGGAGAACTACAACGAGAAGATCCTCCCGAAGGCCAAGAAACTCTCGCAGACACTGAACAACGCGAGCGAAGCGACGCTGCACACCACAGCCACGGTGTTCAAACTGTGCAAGGGCAAGGCCGACACGGTCGTCGACCTCTACAAGGAGGTCGTCGGCAAAGCGGACTTCGCGATGGCGCAGAAGGTCATCGCCATCGCCGCCGGCGAGAAGAGCGGCAAGGAGGACCTCGGCGCGATCGCGGGCTGGATGGACGTCAACTTCGGCTCCAACCTGGTCCAGCAGCTGAACAACGACGGCTGCTGCGACGACGACGAGTTCAAGAAGGCGGGCCAGGACCTCGCCAAGCAGTGGATCCAGAACCAGTTCATCCCCGAGATGTGGACCATCATCTACGAGGGATTCGCCAAGTCCTGCAAGGAAACCAAGGATTTCGTCAACCAGGCCTACGACGAGCTCGACAAGGTCATGGGCAAGGTCAAGAACGAGTTCGAGGGCGCCGGTGACAAGGGCGGCGCGGGTGGAGCCGGCGGTACGGGCGGCGGGCCCGGCGGCGGTCAGGGCCCGGACTTCACCGGTGGCCAGGGCGGTCCGGGAGGTGGCCCTGGCGGCTCGGGAACCGGCGGACCCGGTGGCGGCCCCGGCGATGGACCGGGTGGTTCGGGCAAGGGCCCCGACTTCACCGGCGGCACCGGCGGTGGGCCGGGCGGCGGTCCCGAGGGTGGCTCTGGCGGCGGTCCCGGCGCGGGTGGCTCGGGTCCGGGCGGCGGTGGTACGGGTCCGACGGGCGATGTCAAACCCCCGCCGGTCCCGGACGTGAAGATTCCCGAGAGCGGTTCCGGATCGCCGGGTGGTTCCGGCGGTGGCCCCGGTGGCGGCCTCGGCGGTGGTCCGGACGCGAACAAGGACCAGACGTCACCCTCGGGTTCGACTCCGCCGCCGTCGAACGGCGACGAGCAGAAGGCCGCGGCCGAAGAGGCGAAGAAACAGGCCGCCGCGGCGGCGGAGAACGCGAAGAAGCAGGCGTCCGAAGCGTTGGGCAAGCTGGGCGACGGTCCGGCCGGGTCCGACCTCGGCGGTTCCGGGGGCTCTGGGCCGGGTGGTCCGGGCCCGGGCGGCGGCCCCGGTGGCAGTGGCAACACGGACGCCGCGGCCGAAGCCAAGGCGGCGGCCGAAAAGGCCGGTGAAGAGGCGAAGAAGCAGGCTTCCGACGCGCTGAACAAGCTCGGCGACGCCCCCGGCGGCATGGGCGACACCGACGCGAAGGACGGCGACTCGAAGGACGGCGAGAAGGCCGCCGACGAGGCGAAGAAGAAGGCGTCGGACGCCTTGGACAAGCTCGGTGACGAGCTTTCCGGCGAAGACAAGCTGACCGGTGACAAACCCGGTGAGGACGGCGACAAGGCCGAAGACGGCGAACGCGAGACTCTCAAGGTCAAGCAGGGCGACACGACCTTCGAGATGACCGAGCCGGACAAAGACGGCGAGATGGAGATCAAGGTCGGGGACGGTTCCGGGCCCGCCAAGGACTTCAAGCTCGACTGGACCGGTGAGGGTGACGAGTCCAAGCTGGGATCCACGCCGGATTCGGACGACGGGAAACCGGACAAGGACGGCGTCCATCGTCCCGGGCCGGACGGCAAGATCCACATCCAGGACGGCGATGTGAAGATCACCGCCGAACGCCCCGACGGTCCGTCCGGGCCGACGGTCGTCACCGTCGACGACGGCACCGGCAAGCCGACCACGTACACCCTCGGCGAGGACAAGCCCGCCACGGACAAGGCAGCGCACCCCGCGACGCCCGTCACCGGGACGGCGCAGCCCGACTCCAAGCCGGCGTTCACCCCGCACCACGGTGGCGGCGGAACCGTCCCCGACGGGATCGGCGTCCCCGCCGGTGACACCAGCGGCGGTGGCGGTGGTGGCGGTGCCTCGGCGCAGTCGATGCCCTTCGAAACCGCGAGCCCCGCGACAGGCCAGTCGCTCAGCGAAGGCCTGCACACCGGCGGCGGTGGGACACAGCAGCCGCAGCCCGTGGCTTCGGGTGCCCCGCCCGCTCCGATGGGCGGCCCGTCGGGACAGTCGTTCGGCGGCGGCGCGATGCCGCCGATGGGCATGGGCGCCGGCGGAGGTGGCGGCCAGGGCGGAGACCAGGAACGGACCAACCGCGCGTACCGGATCGAGGGCGAGGTGTTCGACCAGATCAACGAACCCACCGGCCGGATCTCCGGTTCGTTGCTGGACGATGAGGATCAGTCGGTCACCCGCAAGCGGTGA
- a CDS encoding SRPBCC family protein, translated as MVDVKMTVDTSPERVFEVLADGWTYAAWVVGASHIRDVDKGWPARGTRIHHCVGSWPLLLDDVTKVHAVDPPRLLELEARAWPFGTARIRLELRETASATTEILMSEQATRGPGRVLPEAAQALFLVPRNRESLRRLADLAKGREAAD; from the coding sequence ATGGTCGACGTGAAGATGACGGTAGACACTTCTCCCGAGCGCGTGTTCGAGGTGCTCGCCGACGGCTGGACCTACGCGGCCTGGGTCGTGGGAGCCTCCCACATTCGTGACGTCGACAAGGGCTGGCCGGCGAGGGGAACGCGGATCCACCACTGCGTCGGCTCTTGGCCCCTCCTGCTCGACGACGTCACCAAGGTGCACGCCGTCGACCCGCCGAGGCTGCTCGAACTCGAGGCGCGGGCCTGGCCTTTCGGTACCGCGCGGATCCGGTTGGAACTGCGGGAAACCGCGTCGGCGACCACGGAGATCCTGATGTCCGAGCAGGCGACCCGCGGGCCTGGCCGCGTGCTGCCGGAGGCCGCGCAGGCGCTCTTCCTGGTACCGAGGAACCGGGAATCCCTGCGACGTCTCGCGGATCTCGCCAAGGGGCGCGAAGCCGCCGATTGA
- a CDS encoding NAD-dependent epimerase/dehydratase family protein: MKIVVTGASGNIGTALLRALAGDEHDVLGVARRRPDTTAAPYSSARWVQQDIGANDAWPRLTEIFEGADAVVHLAWAIHPRADDPAMRRTNMAGSANALRAAADAGVNHIVCASSVAAYTPADRWDEVNEEWPCGGLPESAYSAGKAAFESKLDEFCRDQPGIGVARIRPCGVVQPDAAAEFSGWLLSPLAPPLPLGGKGLPVPLWPGLRMQVVHSDDVAQAIRAILDRRATGAFNLAGEPVLDSRDLAALAGGFRVPVPLRLLTGLAWPSWRLGLQPLHPSWLRLADRASLVDTRRAREELGWRPRHDAAATIRELLAAIRAGRRGDSHPLDPPRDRIRLGRPSHQDQSRG, from the coding sequence ATGAAGATCGTCGTCACCGGCGCGAGCGGGAACATCGGGACCGCCCTGCTCCGGGCGCTGGCCGGAGACGAGCACGACGTGCTGGGAGTGGCACGCCGCCGCCCCGACACGACGGCCGCGCCCTACTCGTCGGCCCGCTGGGTCCAGCAGGACATCGGCGCGAACGACGCCTGGCCGCGGTTGACCGAGATCTTCGAAGGCGCCGACGCCGTGGTGCACCTCGCCTGGGCCATCCATCCGCGCGCCGACGATCCGGCGATGCGCCGGACCAACATGGCGGGCAGCGCGAACGCCCTGCGCGCGGCCGCCGACGCCGGCGTGAACCACATCGTGTGCGCGTCGTCGGTCGCCGCCTACACACCGGCCGACCGGTGGGACGAGGTGAATGAGGAATGGCCCTGCGGCGGACTTCCGGAAAGCGCCTACAGCGCGGGAAAAGCGGCTTTCGAGTCCAAATTGGACGAATTCTGCCGTGATCAGCCGGGGATCGGGGTGGCGCGGATCCGTCCGTGCGGTGTCGTGCAGCCGGACGCCGCGGCCGAGTTCTCGGGGTGGCTGCTCAGCCCGCTGGCGCCACCGTTACCGCTGGGCGGCAAAGGGCTGCCGGTGCCGTTGTGGCCGGGGCTGCGGATGCAGGTGGTGCACTCCGACGATGTGGCACAAGCGATCCGGGCGATCCTCGACCGCCGTGCGACCGGTGCGTTCAACCTCGCCGGCGAGCCCGTCCTCGACAGCCGCGACCTCGCCGCGCTGGCAGGCGGGTTCCGGGTTCCCGTCCCGTTGAGGCTGCTGACCGGACTGGCCTGGCCGAGCTGGCGGCTGGGCCTGCAACCACTGCATCCGTCCTGGCTGCGGCTCGCTGACCGAGCGTCCCTTGTGGACACCCGGCGCGCACGGGAGGAACTCGGCTGGCGACCTCGGCACGACGCGGCGGCCACGATCAGGGAACTGCTCGCCGCCATCCGCGCCGGGCGACGGGGCGACAGCCACCCCCTCGACCCGCCTCGCGACCGGATCCGGCTCGGGCGGCCGAGCCATCAGGATCAGTCTCGCGGTTGA